A stretch of Candidatus Hydrogenedentota bacterium DNA encodes these proteins:
- the pth gene encoding aminoacyl-tRNA hydrolase, which produces MVVGLGNPGAEYRFTRHNVGFRVVDELARRRAVSFDSEKYGGLIARIALHGGPVLLVKPLTFMNLSGQCVARAVRYTNSDPAEVLVVTDDVNLPLGKLRFRAEGRDGGHNGLKSIIQALGTTAFPRLRLGVGRSESAELTGHVLGTFAPDERETCEAMLARAADGVEVCLESGLARAMALYN; this is translated from the coding sequence ATGGTTGTCGGACTCGGAAATCCGGGCGCGGAATATCGTTTTACGCGGCACAATGTGGGCTTTCGGGTAGTGGATGAACTGGCCCGGCGCCGGGCGGTGTCCTTTGATAGTGAAAAATACGGCGGATTGATTGCGCGCATTGCGCTACACGGCGGTCCGGTCCTGTTGGTAAAGCCGTTGACATTCATGAACCTCAGTGGCCAATGTGTGGCGCGGGCCGTTCGGTACACGAACAGCGATCCCGCGGAGGTGCTGGTGGTGACAGACGATGTGAATCTCCCGCTGGGCAAGTTAAGATTTCGCGCGGAGGGCCGCGATGGCGGCCACAATGGATTGAAATCCATCATTCAGGCGCTGGGCACCACGGCATTTCCCCGGTTGCGCTTGGGTGTCGGACGTAGCGAATCCGCCGAACTAACCGGGCATGTGTTGGGTACGTTTGCGCCGGATGAGCGGGAGACATGCGAGGCCATGCTGGCACGGGCCGCCGACGGCGTGGAGGTTTGCCTGGAATCGGGCCTCGCAAGGGCGATGGCGTTGTATAATTGA